The following are from one region of the Alkalimarinus sediminis genome:
- a CDS encoding ABC transporter ATP-binding protein, producing MNNALSIQGLRKVYSNGHEALKGISLDVEQGDFFALLGPNGAGKSTTLGIVSSLVSKTSGRVKIFDYDIDTDLVKAKMQLGVVPQEFNFNQFEKVFDIVVTQAGYYGIPAEQAKQSAEKYLKKLGLWDKRDVASRLLSGGMKRRLMIARALVHEPRILILDEPTAGVDIELRRSMWEFMKELNEQQGTTIILTTHYLEEAESLCRNIAIIDQGKILANTSKKKLLSNLHSETFVLDVAQPITQPLSLPGFASRVNKSGEIEVDIEQGQSINSLFSLLSEASIEVVSIRARANRLEELFVRMVEEGK from the coding sequence ATGAATAACGCACTAAGTATCCAAGGGCTTCGAAAAGTCTATAGTAACGGTCATGAAGCACTAAAAGGTATTTCGCTAGATGTTGAGCAGGGCGATTTTTTCGCGTTATTAGGGCCTAATGGTGCGGGTAAATCCACAACACTGGGTATTGTTTCTTCTCTGGTGAGCAAGACATCCGGCCGCGTAAAGATATTCGATTATGATATCGATACAGACCTTGTTAAAGCAAAAATGCAGTTGGGTGTTGTACCTCAAGAGTTTAATTTTAATCAGTTCGAAAAAGTCTTCGATATTGTCGTTACTCAGGCGGGTTATTATGGCATTCCCGCTGAGCAAGCAAAGCAAAGTGCAGAAAAGTATTTAAAAAAACTGGGGCTTTGGGATAAGCGTGATGTCGCTTCTAGGTTGCTGTCTGGTGGCATGAAGCGAAGGCTAATGATTGCTAGGGCGCTAGTGCATGAACCCAGAATATTGATCCTCGATGAACCTACGGCAGGAGTTGATATTGAGCTTAGACGGTCTATGTGGGAGTTCATGAAAGAGTTAAATGAGCAGCAGGGTACAACTATCATATTAACGACTCACTATCTTGAAGAGGCTGAATCACTCTGTCGGAACATCGCCATCATTGACCAAGGCAAGATCTTGGCGAATACAAGTAAAAAGAAACTGTTAAGTAATCTCCACTCTGAAACATTCGTTTTGGATGTTGCCCAACCTATCACGCAGCCATTGTCACTGCCAGGTTTTGCCAGTCGTGTTAATAAAAGTGGTGAAATTGAAGTGGATATTGAGCAGGGGCAATCGATCAACAGCCTATTCTCATTGTTAAGCGAGGCTTCTATAGAGGTTGTTAGTATCAGGGCTAGAGCCAACCGGCTTGAAGAGTTGTTTGTGCGTATGGTTGAGGAGGGCAAATAG
- a CDS encoding ABC transporter permease, whose product MGPYRTFIAFQTIVVKEVRRFMRIWVQTLLPPAITMALYFVVFGNLIGPRIGEMGGHHYMDFIVPGLIMMSVITNSYSNVVSSFFGMKFQKSIEELVVSPVPNWVILAGYVTGGVTRGLAVGAIVTALSLGFTDLKVHNAPVMIAVVLLTAILFSLGGFINAMFATKFDDISIVPTFVLTPLTYLGGVFYSISLLPEFWQTVSMANPILYMVNTFRYGILGVTDINVSFAFTMIIGFTVLLFGYSLHLLNKGKGIRH is encoded by the coding sequence ATGGGACCTTATCGAACATTTATCGCGTTTCAAACCATCGTTGTAAAAGAAGTCAGGCGCTTCATGCGTATCTGGGTGCAAACCCTTTTACCGCCAGCTATCACAATGGCGTTGTACTTTGTTGTGTTTGGTAATTTAATTGGCCCAAGAATCGGTGAAATGGGTGGCCATCACTATATGGATTTTATCGTGCCGGGTTTGATTATGATGTCGGTCATTACTAATTCATACTCTAATGTTGTCTCCTCTTTTTTTGGTATGAAATTTCAGAAGAGTATTGAAGAGCTCGTGGTTTCGCCAGTACCTAATTGGGTTATTCTGGCCGGCTATGTTACCGGTGGTGTGACCAGAGGATTAGCCGTAGGGGCAATTGTAACAGCGTTATCATTAGGGTTTACGGACTTAAAGGTTCATAACGCACCAGTAATGATTGCAGTGGTATTGTTAACGGCCATTTTGTTTTCGTTGGGCGGGTTCATCAATGCTATGTTTGCCACTAAATTTGATGATATTTCTATTGTGCCTACATTTGTATTAACGCCATTGACCTATTTGGGCGGTGTTTTTTATTCGATTTCGTTACTACCAGAGTTCTGGCAAACGGTCTCGATGGCGAACCCTATACTGTATATGGTCAATACTTTTAGATACGGTATCCTTGGGGTTACCGACATCAATGTTAGTTTTGCGTTTACGATGATTATTGGTTTTACCGTTTTACTGTTTGGTTACTCGCTTCACCTTCTCAACAAAGGTAAGGGTATTCGCCATTAG
- the queF gene encoding NADPH-dependent 7-cyano-7-deazaguanine reductase QueF (Catalyzes the NADPH-dependent reduction of 7-cyano-7-deazaguanine (preQ0) to 7-aminomethyl-7-deazaguanine (preQ1) in queuosine biosynthesis) — protein MVDLSKTLLGQSTDYVDQYSPGLLYPLPRKVKRDELGIDSQRLPFKGVDIWNSYELSWLAPSGKPQVAVVEFSIPCDSANIIESKSFKLYLNSLNQSVFESPEQLEEVLVKDLSNVAGREVSVNILTLDQSLSISAGSENRQLIDSLDIDGFSYEVDPCLLTVSKGGVVEQQLVSHLLKTNCPVTGQPDWASLLIDYSGCAIDHEGLLRYIVSYRNHQDFHEQCVERIFIDIMERCAPEKLTVYARYTRRGGLDINPLRSTEADFLGNIRLSRQ, from the coding sequence ATGGTCGATTTAAGTAAAACGTTACTGGGTCAAAGTACTGATTATGTTGACCAGTACTCGCCAGGGTTGCTCTATCCGCTGCCCCGTAAAGTTAAACGTGATGAGCTAGGCATAGACTCACAACGCCTGCCATTTAAAGGTGTGGATATTTGGAATAGTTATGAGTTGTCTTGGCTAGCCCCTTCAGGAAAGCCGCAGGTGGCAGTTGTTGAGTTTAGTATCCCTTGTGATTCAGCAAATATAATCGAATCGAAGTCATTTAAACTATATTTGAACTCCTTAAACCAATCTGTATTTGAGTCTCCAGAGCAGCTTGAAGAGGTGTTGGTTAAAGACTTAAGTAACGTCGCCGGTCGTGAAGTGAGTGTTAATATCCTTACGTTAGATCAGAGTTTATCGATAAGTGCTGGTAGCGAAAACCGACAATTAATTGACTCGCTAGATATAGACGGTTTTAGTTATGAAGTTGATCCTTGTTTACTGACGGTATCCAAAGGGGGAGTAGTAGAGCAGCAGTTGGTGTCTCATCTATTGAAAACAAACTGTCCCGTTACCGGGCAGCCTGATTGGGCTTCTTTATTAATTGACTATTCAGGCTGCGCGATTGATCACGAAGGTCTACTTCGTTATATCGTCTCGTATCGAAACCATCAGGATTTTCATGAGCAGTGTGTTGAGCGAATATTTATCGACATTATGGAGCGGTGTGCGCCAGAAAAACTAACGGTTTATGCCCGTTATACGCGTCGCGGTGGGCTAGATATTAACCCGTTAAGGAGCACAGAAGCCGACTTCTTGGGTAATATCAGGCTTAGTCGTCAGTAA
- a CDS encoding adenylate/guanylate cyclase domain-containing protein, with protein MTITKKTARQRKPEKQVAIPPMPDYNARVLAYLAGAAIIVSGILSNHFKPELIWILPGAILWPHLLYFTVRYFNRQRNPIIRHRLLLLDALLTGPLVVLIDFSLVPTLLFILMLNFSFIIVGGMKSWMYGNLAWFSSVCIASLYFGFSIAPPTPISVSIVSGICVGIYICVTAYYTHQQARALVHAKSLIQHQREQSITLSHKLAKYLSPQVWQSIFTGERDVRLETQRKKLAVFFSDIKGFTELSEEMEPESLTELLNTYFNAMSQIALKYGGTIDKFVGDSIMIFFGDPTSRGAKEDTLACVAMGIDMRKRMKILRQKWQSQGIRTPLEIRMGISTGYCTVGNFGAENRMDYTIIGKEVNLASRLESLAEPGEILVSYETFSLVKDMVMCRDKGEITVKGFSRSVPIYEVVDFRREIGANQSFMEHETTGFAMYLDTGKIGTGEKDQIVRALESAAQKLKDSEDID; from the coding sequence ATGACTATTACAAAAAAAACTGCCCGGCAGAGAAAACCTGAAAAACAGGTCGCAATCCCCCCCATGCCGGATTACAACGCGCGAGTATTGGCCTATTTAGCCGGGGCTGCCATTATTGTGTCTGGCATTCTCAGCAACCACTTTAAACCTGAACTTATTTGGATTTTACCAGGGGCAATATTGTGGCCTCACCTGCTCTACTTTACGGTTCGTTATTTTAACCGACAGCGCAACCCTATTATTCGTCACCGACTCCTATTACTTGATGCTCTATTAACAGGCCCGCTGGTCGTACTGATTGATTTTAGCTTAGTGCCCACGCTACTGTTTATTTTGATGCTTAACTTTAGCTTCATCATCGTTGGGGGTATGAAGAGTTGGATGTATGGTAACCTCGCTTGGTTTAGCAGTGTCTGCATCGCTTCACTTTATTTTGGTTTTTCTATCGCCCCACCCACGCCTATTTCGGTGAGCATTGTTTCGGGAATATGCGTAGGTATCTATATCTGTGTTACAGCATACTACACACATCAGCAAGCACGAGCATTGGTTCATGCAAAGTCTCTCATTCAACACCAGAGAGAACAATCTATTACACTTTCTCACAAGTTGGCGAAGTACCTGTCACCTCAAGTATGGCAGTCTATATTTACCGGTGAGCGCGATGTACGCCTTGAGACCCAACGAAAAAAACTGGCAGTTTTCTTCTCAGATATAAAAGGTTTTACCGAGCTTTCTGAAGAGATGGAACCAGAAAGTCTAACAGAGCTACTAAACACCTACTTTAATGCGATGTCTCAGATTGCCTTAAAATACGGTGGCACCATTGATAAGTTTGTGGGTGATAGCATTATGATTTTCTTTGGCGACCCTACCAGTCGAGGAGCAAAAGAAGATACCCTAGCCTGCGTTGCAATGGGGATAGATATGCGCAAGCGTATGAAGATCCTCAGACAGAAATGGCAAAGCCAGGGAATTAGAACCCCACTCGAAATTCGCATGGGTATCAGCACGGGCTATTGCACAGTAGGCAACTTTGGTGCTGAAAACCGGATGGACTATACCATTATCGGTAAAGAAGTGAACTTGGCCAGCCGACTAGAAAGCCTGGCAGAGCCTGGTGAGATATTGGTTTCATACGAAACGTTTTCACTCGTTAAAGATATGGTGATGTGTCGCGATAAAGGCGAAATCACCGTTAAAGGTTTCTCGCGCTCAGTCCCCATCTACGAAGTAGTCGATTTTAGACGAGAAATAGGCGCCAACCAGAGTTTTATGGAGCATGAAACGACCGGGTTTGCGATGTATCTTGATACAGGAAAAATCGGTACAGGCGAGAAAGATCAGATTGTACGGGCGCTAGAGTCGGCAGCACAAAAGTTAAAAGATTCAGAAGATATAGACTAG
- a CDS encoding nitroreductase family protein: MPHPVTDLLLQRNSSAKLTHPAPGSTLLNTLFQGAFRAPDHGLLKPWRYLVIEGDGLDRLGELFLTSALKATPDLPQAQQDKFRKMPTRAPMIIVAIASIQEQVKIPEVEQVMSASVGVGYLLLSLQAEGYGGMWRTGPLAYNVDVQKGLGLTHHEQIIGFLYVGTPEGKAKAIPQHDINTYVKKWP, from the coding sequence ATGCCGCATCCTGTCACAGATCTTTTGTTGCAGAGAAATTCATCTGCAAAACTTACGCACCCTGCTCCCGGCAGCACGCTGTTGAATACGCTTTTTCAAGGCGCTTTTCGGGCTCCTGATCATGGCCTGCTAAAACCTTGGCGCTACTTAGTGATTGAAGGTGACGGGCTTGATCGTTTAGGTGAGCTTTTTTTGACCAGTGCGCTCAAGGCAACGCCCGACTTACCGCAAGCTCAGCAAGATAAATTTCGAAAAATGCCAACTCGTGCCCCGATGATTATAGTGGCTATCGCTAGCATTCAAGAGCAGGTAAAAATACCTGAAGTTGAGCAAGTAATGTCAGCCAGTGTTGGGGTGGGTTATTTACTTCTTTCGTTGCAGGCGGAAGGGTATGGCGGGATGTGGAGAACAGGGCCGCTTGCGTATAATGTAGATGTTCAGAAAGGGCTAGGCTTAACCCATCACGAGCAAATAATTGGGTTTCTCTACGTGGGCACTCCCGAAGGGAAAGCTAAAGCTATTCCGCAGCATGACATAAATACATATGTTAAAAAGTGGCCTTAG
- the flgB gene encoding flagellar basal body rod protein FlgB: MSISFDNALGIHEKALNFRVKRAEVLANNLANADTPGFKARDLDFKAALNSSLNQFSEPGAMAMAKTNSKHLTTNAESADSLLYRNPTQPSIDGNTVDTQQETAAYMKNAMDYQASFQFLNSKFKGLTRAIKGE, encoded by the coding sequence ATGAGTATCTCATTTGACAATGCATTAGGTATACACGAAAAGGCTTTAAATTTTCGTGTTAAGCGCGCAGAGGTGTTAGCAAATAACTTGGCTAATGCTGATACCCCTGGATTCAAGGCTCGAGACTTGGATTTTAAGGCCGCACTCAATAGCAGTCTTAATCAGTTTAGCGAGCCGGGAGCAATGGCGATGGCTAAAACCAACTCAAAGCATCTAACAACTAATGCTGAGTCGGCTGATTCACTTCTGTATCGTAACCCAACACAGCCTTCCATTGATGGCAATACTGTCGATACACAGCAAGAAACAGCGGCTTATATGAAAAACGCGATGGATTACCAAGCCAGTTTCCAGTTCTTAAATAGTAAGTTCAAAGGACTTACTCGCGCCATAAAGGGAGAGTAG
- the flgC gene encoding flagellar basal body rod protein FlgC yields the protein MSLNRIFDIAGSAMSAQSIRLNTTASNIANADTASSSTDEVYRARKPVFAAIQQSVMETGFSTAFTDTPESQGVEVKGIVESDAPLNMRYQPDHPMADNDGYVMYPNVNVVEEMTDMLSASRSFQTNVDVMDAAKTMMQRILTLGQ from the coding sequence ATGTCTCTTAATAGAATTTTTGATATTGCCGGTTCAGCCATGTCAGCGCAGTCTATTCGTCTAAATACGACAGCTAGTAATATTGCCAACGCCGATACCGCAAGCAGCAGCACTGATGAAGTATACCGAGCCAGAAAGCCGGTTTTTGCAGCAATCCAACAATCAGTGATGGAAACTGGGTTTAGTACAGCCTTTACTGACACACCGGAATCACAAGGGGTTGAAGTTAAGGGGATCGTTGAAAGTGATGCGCCTTTAAATATGCGATATCAGCCTGATCATCCGATGGCGGATAATGATGGCTACGTCATGTATCCAAATGTGAATGTGGTAGAAGAGATGACGGATATGTTGTCGGCTTCACGTAGCTTTCAAACGAACGTCGATGTGATGGATGCCGCCAAAACCATGATGCAACGAATTTTAACGCTAGGCCAATAG
- a CDS encoding flagellar hook assembly protein FlgD, with amino-acid sequence MSDFNTVSPTNDVLSQYSFKTPETGGKDELGKNEFMELMIAQLNNQNPLEPQENGEFIAELAQFSSLEEMQGLTATVEGFTSSYQSTQALQASSMVGRSVLVNASSAPTSVAGTIGGVVDLPASTSDLRISILNTSGELVNQYEMGQQFAGQVSFLWDGKNTAGDQMPAGRYTIKAEASYSGKTEQVGTMLSANVDSVSVGNGGITLNLAGMGGVPLNEVRQIN; translated from the coding sequence ATGAGCGATTTTAACACTGTTTCGCCAACCAACGATGTGTTGAGCCAGTACTCATTCAAAACACCCGAAACAGGGGGTAAAGATGAATTAGGCAAAAATGAGTTTATGGAGCTTATGATAGCTCAGCTCAATAATCAAAACCCTCTCGAGCCGCAAGAGAATGGTGAGTTTATTGCCGAGTTAGCGCAATTTAGCTCATTAGAGGAGATGCAAGGGCTAACGGCAACAGTTGAAGGTTTTACCTCTAGCTACCAATCAACTCAGGCCTTGCAAGCTTCATCCATGGTTGGGAGATCGGTACTGGTAAATGCTTCATCAGCACCGACTTCGGTTGCAGGAACGATAGGTGGAGTGGTTGACCTGCCTGCCAGTACATCTGATTTAAGGATTTCAATCCTAAACACTTCTGGTGAACTGGTTAACCAGTATGAAATGGGGCAACAATTTGCCGGTCAGGTATCTTTCTTGTGGGATGGCAAGAATACAGCAGGCGATCAGATGCCTGCAGGACGATACACTATCAAAGCAGAGGCCAGTTACAGTGGTAAGACTGAACAGGTAGGCACCATGCTGAGCGCCAATGTTGATAGTGTCTCGGTGGGTAATGGTGGTATTACTCTGAATTTGGCGGGTATGGGTGGAGTACCACTCAACGAAGTTCGCCAGATAAACTGA
- a CDS encoding flagellar hook protein FlgE, producing the protein MPFNVALSGLRASSLDLEVTGNNIANTSTVGFKKSRAEFGDLYSNAFLGGGASNVGDGVQVQNVRQVFNQGNVSFTDRGLDLAISGNGFYVLSDGGETKYSRAGQFGVDKDGYVINNTGMRLQGFDADEDGNIGGVLTDIEVDNSNLAPVRTTLIDPSLNLDSSQTVLEERGTRLIAQGGESGRITPGIANSFPSETWTITLPDGTTNSVTTAANTSAGAIAASLSTLPGTDASASTLATIDIATYNPAAGDSLLINGVTFSGADLTSLSDLAIAINGSALGGVTAVLQDSGLASERLELVHNQGGDLSFTLQGTGTINVDGEASAVLLDPANPTPVPSATVGGILDIIVEEGATLTPATNLLVGSFNSSSFRNNQFDPTDAGTYNHATSTTIYDSLGNAHVGTMYFVKQGSGSTIQPNTWQMHMLIDGEDVGDPVVGTVPTRASYTLIFNEDGTLNQNLSDQILISNWTPLDPSGNPNGASGPINVANGGALPIPNPPTSSNFEIDLSDTTQFGSPFSVSDMQQNGFTTGRLVGLDVDEAGILFARYTNGESRILSQVALANFNNEEGLSPAGETAWVQTFASGDPVVGAPGTGTLGALSSSSVEESNVDLSDELVNLIIAQRNYQANAKTIETADQVTQTILNI; encoded by the coding sequence ATGCCGTTTAACGTTGCACTGAGTGGATTGAGAGCGTCTTCCCTGGATTTGGAAGTGACCGGTAATAATATTGCCAACACAAGCACCGTAGGATTTAAAAAGTCCAGAGCCGAGTTTGGGGATTTATACTCAAACGCGTTTTTAGGAGGAGGTGCAAGCAATGTTGGTGATGGGGTACAGGTTCAAAATGTACGTCAGGTGTTTAACCAGGGGAATGTTAGCTTTACTGACCGAGGCCTGGATTTAGCGATTAGTGGTAATGGATTTTATGTACTAAGCGACGGTGGCGAAACGAAGTACTCAAGAGCAGGCCAATTTGGTGTCGATAAAGATGGCTATGTAATCAATAACACGGGCATGAGATTGCAAGGGTTTGACGCAGACGAAGATGGCAATATTGGTGGTGTGCTAACGGATATAGAAGTTGATAACTCTAACTTGGCCCCGGTTCGCACTACTTTAATTGATCCTAGCTTGAACCTAGACTCATCTCAAACCGTGCTCGAAGAGCGTGGAACCAGACTTATTGCTCAAGGGGGAGAATCAGGTCGAATAACTCCTGGTATTGCGAATAGTTTCCCCTCAGAAACCTGGACGATCACGCTACCTGATGGAACGACTAACTCTGTTACCACTGCTGCTAATACTTCTGCAGGGGCTATAGCGGCTTCGCTCTCTACACTGCCCGGTACAGACGCTTCTGCTAGCACCTTGGCTACTATTGATATTGCTACTTATAACCCGGCAGCGGGTGACTCGCTATTAATAAACGGCGTTACATTCTCAGGAGCAGACTTAACATCACTGAGTGATTTGGCGATCGCGATTAATGGCTCTGCACTGGGCGGCGTCACGGCGGTATTGCAAGACTCTGGGTTAGCGAGTGAACGATTGGAATTAGTGCATAACCAAGGGGGAGATTTATCCTTCACACTTCAAGGGACCGGCACGATTAATGTTGATGGGGAGGCTTCAGCGGTGCTGCTTGACCCTGCAAACCCCACGCCTGTGCCTAGTGCAACGGTAGGCGGAATTCTTGATATTATCGTCGAGGAGGGGGCAACATTGACGCCTGCGACCAATTTGTTGGTTGGATCGTTTAATAGCTCATCGTTTAGAAACAACCAGTTTGACCCAACAGACGCCGGTACCTATAACCACGCAACCTCAACGACAATCTATGATAGTTTAGGTAATGCTCATGTGGGTACAATGTATTTTGTTAAGCAGGGTAGTGGTTCAACAATACAGCCAAATACTTGGCAGATGCATATGTTGATTGACGGAGAAGACGTTGGCGACCCTGTTGTTGGAACCGTTCCGACCCGAGCCTCTTATACGTTGATCTTTAATGAAGATGGCACGCTCAACCAAAATCTATCGGACCAAATACTTATCTCAAACTGGACACCATTAGACCCTAGTGGAAACCCGAACGGCGCTAGTGGCCCCATTAATGTTGCCAATGGCGGGGCGCTGCCTATTCCAAATCCACCCACCAGCTCCAACTTTGAGATTGATCTGTCTGACACCACTCAGTTTGGAAGCCCGTTCTCTGTGAGTGATATGCAGCAGAATGGTTTTACAACAGGAAGACTGGTTGGATTGGATGTTGATGAAGCTGGCATACTGTTTGCTCGTTACACCAATGGCGAGTCAAGAATTCTTAGTCAGGTGGCATTAGCCAACTTCAATAATGAAGAAGGCTTATCACCAGCGGGTGAAACCGCTTGGGTACAAACATTTGCATCAGGTGACCCTGTTGTAGGGGCTCCTGGTACCGGAACATTAGGTGCATTGAGTTCAAGCTCTGTCGAGGAGTCAAACGTTGATCTGTCTGATGAGTTGGTTAATTTGATTATTGCCCAGCGGAACTATCAGGCCAATGCGAAGACGATAGAAACAGCGGACCAGGTTACGCAAACAATCCTTAATATATAG
- the flgF gene encoding flagellar basal-body rod protein FlgF yields the protein MDKALYISMSGAKQSMLAQQAHSNNLANVNTTGFKNDFAQARSMPVYGEHHPTRAYAMTERPGTNFQQGPLNETGRELDVAIKGDGWIAVQAPDGTEAYTRAGDLQTDSNGILRTGSGLAVLGNGGPIAVPPSAKMEVGADGTISVIPLGQPADAIAEIDRIKLVNPDSDTIEKGLDGLIRVKNGNPAAPIDANVRLEPGFLEGSNVNAVESLTEILSLARQYELHVKVMSTADQNSEAAARLLQIS from the coding sequence ATGGATAAGGCGTTATATATATCCATGAGTGGTGCAAAACAGTCAATGCTGGCACAGCAAGCGCATTCTAATAACTTAGCCAACGTCAATACGACTGGGTTCAAGAATGACTTTGCACAGGCTCGCAGTATGCCGGTTTATGGCGAGCATCATCCTACTCGAGCCTATGCGATGACCGAAAGGCCGGGCACCAATTTCCAACAGGGGCCTCTAAATGAAACCGGGCGTGAACTAGATGTCGCGATAAAAGGTGATGGCTGGATTGCTGTACAAGCGCCAGATGGTACTGAAGCTTACACTCGAGCAGGGGATTTGCAAACCGACAGCAACGGCATTCTTCGCACTGGCTCTGGCTTAGCTGTACTGGGGAATGGCGGGCCCATCGCCGTGCCACCCTCGGCGAAGATGGAGGTGGGCGCAGATGGAACTATTTCAGTAATTCCTTTAGGGCAGCCTGCAGATGCGATTGCAGAAATAGACCGAATTAAATTGGTTAATCCAGATAGTGATACCATCGAAAAAGGTTTGGATGGCCTGATTAGAGTTAAGAATGGCAACCCGGCAGCACCGATTGATGCGAATGTTCGACTTGAGCCTGGGTTCCTGGAAGGTAGTAACGTTAACGCAGTAGAATCCCTCACTGAAATCCTATCTCTGGCTCGTCAATATGAGCTTCATGTTAAAGTAATGAGCACTGCTGATCAAAATTCTGAAGCAGCGGCACGCTTATTGCAAATCTCCTAG
- the flgG gene encoding flagellar basal-body rod protein FlgG has translation MHPALYVSKTGLSAQDTALTTTSNNLANVNTTGFKRERAVFQDLLYQIKRQPGGLTSQDSELPSGLQIGTGVRVVGTAKEFTQGSLQVTEQPLDIAVNGRGFLQVLLPDGTISYTRDGQFQLNSNGDIVTANGHPLEPAITVPDNTSSITIGTDGTVSTLVTGDTAPTVIGNITTVDFINPQGLEAIGNNLFRETGSSGDPQEGTPGLDGLGTLEQGMVESSNVEVVEELVNMITTQRAYEMNSKVVSTADQMLQYISQNI, from the coding sequence ATGCATCCTGCATTATATGTCAGTAAAACAGGGCTTAGTGCTCAAGACACAGCCTTAACCACCACGTCAAACAACTTGGCCAATGTGAATACCACAGGCTTTAAGCGTGAACGTGCGGTTTTTCAAGATCTGTTGTATCAGATAAAACGTCAACCAGGAGGCTTGACCTCGCAAGACTCTGAGCTTCCGTCTGGGCTTCAGATCGGAACCGGGGTGCGTGTTGTAGGGACGGCTAAAGAGTTTACCCAAGGTTCTTTGCAAGTTACCGAGCAGCCTTTAGATATAGCAGTTAATGGTCGAGGGTTTCTGCAGGTGTTGCTACCTGATGGCACGATCTCTTACACCCGTGATGGGCAGTTTCAGCTTAACTCCAATGGCGACATTGTGACCGCTAACGGTCATCCGCTAGAGCCCGCTATCACCGTACCTGATAACACTTCATCTATTACCATCGGTACAGATGGGACCGTTTCGACACTGGTTACAGGTGACACCGCCCCTACCGTTATCGGTAATATCACTACGGTAGATTTTATTAATCCTCAGGGTTTGGAGGCGATCGGTAATAACTTATTCAGAGAGACTGGTTCAAGTGGTGACCCTCAAGAAGGAACCCCAGGGCTGGATGGTTTGGGCACGTTAGAACAGGGTATGGTGGAGTCATCTAACGTAGAAGTGGTGGAAGAACTCGTGAACATGATTACCACACAGCGCGCCTACGAGATGAACTCAAAGGTGGTGTCTACTGCTGACCAAATGCTGCAGTACATCAGCCAGAATATTTAA
- the flgH gene encoding flagellar basal body L-ring protein FlgH — translation MSIVKLVCSLGVLATVSGCSTVNREIPEPGDPAYAPMPAQYLRAPSEVNGSIFQVNRNYGLYGDQIALNVGDILTVTLAEKTTASKKAETSYGKDSELLINEGTLFGSSISANNLSMLSDINLERDFDGEAESDQSNSLDGSISVTVSEVLPNGVLRIRGEKWLTLSQGDEYIRLTGLVRPEDISTANTIPSTKVADARIAYGGTGDFDQSNRMGWASRFFNSEWFPF, via the coding sequence ATGAGCATTGTAAAGTTAGTCTGTTCATTAGGTGTATTGGCTACTGTCAGTGGTTGCAGCACCGTCAATCGGGAGATTCCGGAACCAGGAGATCCCGCTTATGCACCTATGCCAGCGCAATATCTGAGAGCGCCGTCAGAGGTTAATGGGTCGATATTTCAAGTGAACCGAAATTACGGATTATATGGTGACCAAATTGCACTGAATGTTGGCGATATTTTGACGGTTACCTTGGCCGAAAAAACCACAGCGTCAAAAAAAGCAGAAACGAGTTACGGCAAAGACTCTGAGTTGTTGATCAATGAAGGAACGCTGTTTGGTTCTTCGATTAGTGCTAATAACCTCAGTATGCTGAGTGACATCAATCTCGAACGTGATTTTGATGGTGAGGCAGAGAGCGACCAAAGTAATAGTTTAGATGGCAGCATATCGGTCACCGTTTCTGAAGTACTACCTAACGGAGTGCTTAGAATTCGTGGCGAGAAATGGCTAACACTAAGTCAGGGGGATGAATATATCCGTCTAACGGGCTTGGTGCGACCTGAAGATATAAGCACCGCCAATACAATACCTTCGACCAAAGTGGCTGATGCCCGTATCGCTTATGGTGGTACCGGAGACTTTGATCAGAGCAATCGTATGGGGTGGGCGTCTAGATTCTTTAATAGTGAATGGTTTCCATTTTAG